CCACTTGAATATGATTTACTTTTTGAGCGCTTCTTAAACCCTGAGCGTGTCTCTATGCCTGATTTCGATATCGATTTCTGTATGGATAGACGTGATGAAGTAATCGATCACGTGGCTGAGCTTTATGGGCGAGATGCGGTTTCGCAAATAATTACTTTTGGTACTATGGCGGCAAAAGCGGTTATCCGTGATGTTGGTCGTGTACTTGGCCACCCATACGGTTTTGTCGACAGAATTTCAAAACTTATACCGCCTACCCCTGGCATGACCTTAGCTAAAGCATTTGAAGAAGAGCCAAAGCTGCCAGAAGTTTATGCACAAGATAGTGATGTCAAAGATCTCATTGATATGTGTCGTATCTTAGAAGGTACCACACGTAATGCAGGTAAGCATGCGGGTGGTGTTGTTATTTCACCGACTACTATTACCGATTTTGCCCCATTATATTGTGATGATGAAGGTAAAAATCCAGTAACCCAATTTGATAAAAATGATGTAGAAGATGCTGGCTTAGTTAAGTTCGATTTCTTAGGTCTACGAACACTGACCATTTTGCAATGGGCCATTGAAATGGCTGATGCAAAATTGATAAAAGCCGGCAAAGAGCCAATCGATATCACCAAAATTGATCTCGAAGATAAAGCAAGCTTTAAGCTATTACTTGCCTCGAAAACCACAGCAGTTTTTCAGCTTGAATCTAGCGGTATGAAGTCTTTAATTGATAAATTAAAACCTGATTGCTTTGAAGATATTATCGCATTAGTGGCGTTATTTCGTCCTGGGCCATTACAATCAGGCATGGTTGATAACTTTATTGAACGTAAACATGGCCGTGAAGAAGTCAGTTATCCTGACGCCACTTGGCAGCATGAAGATTTACAGCCGGTGCTTGAGCCAACCTACGGCATTATCTTGTATCAAGAGCAAGTAATGCAAATTGCGCAGGTACTTGCAGGTTACTCACTCGGTGGTGCAGATATGCTTCGCCGTGCAATGGGTAAGAAAAAGCCAGAAGAAATGGCTAAGCAGCGCGCCGGTTTTGAACAGGGTGCGAAAGATCGTGGTGTTGATGGCGAACTTGCCATGAAAATTTTCGATTTGGTTGAAAAATTTGCTGGTTATGGTTTTAACAAATCGCATTCTGCGGCTTATGCCTTAGTGTCTTATCAAACGTTATGGATGAAGACACATTTCCCTGCACCGTTTATGGCCGCAGTAATGTCTGCTGATATGGACAACACTGAAAAAATTGTCACTTTAGTTGATGAGTGTGGCAATATGGAAATAGATTTATTGCCACCCGATGTTAACGCTGGACAATATAAATTTACCGTTAATAGTGATAATCAAATTGTTTATGGTATTGGTGCTGTTAAAGGAGTTGGTGAAGGCCCTATTGAAGCTATTATTAGTGCTCGACAATCAGACGGCCCTTTCACAGACTTATTTGATTTCTGTGCACGTCTAGATCTTAAAAAAACTAATAAACGTGTTTTAGAAAAATTAATTAAATCAGGTGCTATGGATAGTCTTGGCCCTAAGTATGTACAAGGGAAAGCAAAAGAGCAGGGCGCTAATCGAGCGGCTCTCTTTGAAACATTACCAGAAGCCATTAAAGCAGCAGAGCAACATGCAAAAGCAGAATCGTTAGGTCAAAATGACCTTTTTGGTTTAATAAATGATGAACAAACTGATTCCAGACAAACTTTTAAAGAAGTCAGAGCTTGGCCTGAGGAAAAGTGGCTAGATGGAGAAAAAGAAACCTTAGGGCTTTATTTAACCGGCCATCCCATTAATCGCTACTTGTCTGAAATAAAAAAATATTCTTCGAGCCGCCTAGTTGTTATGCAACCAACGGGTCGAGATAGGCAAGCTGTTGCTGTTGGTTTAGTGATAGGCGTACGCGTCCTGGTCAATAAACGCGGGCGTCGCTGGGCATTAGTGACGCTAGATGATAAGAGTGCTCGTATGGATATTCGTCTTTTTCCAGATGACTATGATCGCTTTGCAGAGATGCTGGTAAATGACGCTATTTTGGTTTGTAGTGGACAGGTCAGCTTTGATGATTATTCTGGTGGTAATACAATGACAGCTCGGGATATAATGACTATCACTGATGCGCGAGAAAATTATCTTAGTTCCATTGATGTTCAAGTTGATAACAGCTTGATAGCAGATGATTTTATCGAACAGTTTACTCAGGTATTAACACCTTTTAAAGAAGGCACCTGTCCAGTGAGAGTTTTTTATCAGCGCGAAGAAGCCCAAGCTATGCTTGAGTTAGGCGTTCAATGGCGAGTAACGCCAGCCGATATGTTACTATACGAATTAAAAACATTGCTTGGTGAAGAACGTGTCGCCATGGAATTTAAATAACAACTGCTTAGCTTAAGATATTGAGCAAGAATACTTTATGTAAAGTATTGCTTAAGGTACTAAACTCAAGGTATTTTGGTTAAGTAGTGAAAAACGATTTTAAAAAATTAACTAGATTTATTAGGTAAAAATAAGCATGTCATTAAACTTTTTAGATTTCGAGCAGCCTATTGCTGAACTTGATGCAAAAATAGAAGAGCTACAGTTAGTAAATAACGGCCAAGAGCTTGATCTTGATATCGAAGATCAAATCTCTCAATTACGCGAAAAAAATAAAGAGCAAACGAAGAAAATTTTTTCGAACTTAGATGCATGGCAAACAGCTAGAGTAGCTCGTCATCCACAACGCCCATATTCGCTAGATTACATACCGCGTATTTTCACCGAGTTTGATGAATTAGCAGGCGATCGCGCTTATGCTAATGACAATGCTATTGTTGGCGGTACAGCACGTTTGGACGGTAAGCCAGTGATGATCATTGGTCATCAAAAGGGTCGTTCAACTGCTGAGAAAGTTAAGCGTAATTTTGGTATGCCTCGTCCAGAAGGTTATCGCAAAGCGCTACGTCTAATGGAAATGGCAGAACGTTTTAATATGCCTATCATCACCTTTATTGACACTCCTGGTGCTTATCCAGGTGTTGGCGCAGAAGAGCGTGGTCAAAGTGAGGCTATTGCTCGCAACTTAAAAGTGATGGCGCGTTTATCTGTACCTATTATTTGTACCGTTATTGGTGAAGGCGGCTCTGGTGGCGCATTAGCCATTGGTGTTGGTGATAGAGTGAATATGTTGCAATACGCTACATATTCAGTAATTTCACCTGAAGGGTGTGCGTCTATTTTATGGAAAACAGCCGAGAAAGCTCCTACAGCTGCGGCGGCAATGGGTATTACAGCACAGCGTATCAAAGAGCTAGATTTAATAAATAGCATTGTTGAGGAGCCACTAGGCGGAGCTCATCGTGATATGGATGTGATGGCTGCACACCTTAAACAAGCAATTAAAAAAGATTTGTCGGAGCTAGAAGGCTTAAGTAAAGATGAGCTTATCGAACAACGTTACGATAGATTAATGTCATTTGGTTACTGTTAAATAACCTAGCCGACAGCAGTTAACTGCTGTCGGCTTTTTTCTATGAATATTATAACTTCAGCTCTTCAAAATACCCTCAAGACCCTTTTCGAAACGCACGGAAATATTGAGTTAATTGTTGCCTATAGTGGCGGTATCGACTCGCAAGTGCTTTTACATGCTTTAGTGCAATTAAAGCAAAATAAAATTATCAATAATGAAATTACGGTCTGTCATGTTAACCATGGACTGAGTGGTAATGCTGAGCGTTGGCAAAAACTTGCCGAACAAGAGTGTATTAAACTGTCAGTTAACCTTATTGTTAAGCGTGTTAATGTGCGGTCAAAAGCACAACAGTCATTGGAAGCACTGGCACGTGATGCCAGATATAATGCCCTTAAGTCTTTGAGGGAGAAAAAATCTGTCGTATTAACTGGGCATCACAGTGATGATCAAAGTGAGACCTTTTTACTAGCACTTAAACGTGGTGCTGGTTTAAAAGGCTTATCTGCAATGTCAGTACAAACACAGCTTGACCAACATTTATTGGTTCGACCTTTATTGAACGTTGCTCGTCAAGAAATAGAGAATTATGCTGAAAATCATCAGCTTAGTTGGGTGGAAGATGAATCTAATCTTGATACTTGTTTTGACCGTAACTTTATCAGACAAAAAATAATACCACTGTTACGTGAGCGTTGGCCTAGTATAAATAACACTATTAATCGAAGTGCTAGCCATTGCTTAGCAGGACAAGAGTTATTAGATGAACTTGCCGAACAAGATTTAACCGTTTGTAAAACGGGAGACTCGGGTTTGCATGTTTCAGCGTTAACGACCTTATCACCAGCACGCTTTAATAACCTAATACGTTTTTTTATGGCACAACAAGGTTGCTTGATGCCAAGTACAGAGCAAGTTAATCAAGTAAGACTTCAACTGCAGGCTGATGAAGATAAAAGCCCTCAAATTAAAGTGGCAGAGCAGGTTTTTAGACGTTTTAAAAACACATTATTTTTAACGCCGGAATATAGTGATATTAGCAATTGGCAAGGGCAAGTTGACTTGTTCCAAGATACTCTGATGTTTGGCAATAATGTACTGGTTTTACCGGATAACTTGGGCGAATTGAGCTTTAATACGAATGTCGTGATAAACACTGATTCGCGGACAAATCTGCCTCGCATTTCCTTACCGATGCTAGGACAGCAAGTCAGTGTTCGCTTTTGCCATGAAAACCCCAAATGCTTGCCTCATTTTAGGCAACACTCCCGTACTGTTAAAAAAGTACTGCAGGAGTTAAATATAGCGCCATGGCAACGTAAACGTATTGCATTTTTGTATTACGACAATGAATTGGTAGCGGCGATAGGCCATTTCATTTGCCAACCATTTATTGAGAGTGACCCTAAGCTAGGTATGCAAATAGATCATGCTAAGTTGACAAGCTGAACGTTTAAATAAAAAGGCGCATAGTACCAAGAGTACTATGCGCCTTTTTTATATGAACTGTTTATGCCAGCTATATCAGCTTACTCACCTTACTCTTTAGTTATATGGTGTGATGCTGCCGCTGAAAATACAACATCAGTAGAGCTATTTAAAGCCGTCTCTGCCGAGTCTTGAATAACGCCAATAATAAAGCCAATAGCAACAACCTGCATAGCGACATCATTATTAATACCAAATAAGCTACAAGCCAATGGAATAAGTAATAGTGAGCCACCAGCCACACCAGAAGCACCACAAGCTGAAATGGAGGCTACCACAGACAATAAAATTGCTGTCGCAAAACTCACTTCAATATTTAAGCTGTAGGCCGCAGCTAAAGTTAAAACGGTAATGGTAATTGCTGCACCGGCCATGTTGATGGTGGCACCTAGTGGGATCGAAACTGAGTAGGTATCTTCATGTAAATCTAATTTCTTACATAAGGCCATATTCACGGGAATGTTTGCGGCTGAGCTACGGGTGAAAAAAGCGGTAATACCAGATTCTTTAAGACAAGTGAAAACTAAAGGATAAGGATTTTTCTTAGTGATGATAAACACAATTAAAGGGTTAACTAGCAAGGCGATAATTAACATGGCACTAAGTAGTACTGCTACCAAATGACTATATTCGCCCAAAGCACTAAAACCCGTAGTCGCAATTGTATTTGCAACTAAGCCAAAGATACCTAGTGGAGCAAAACGTATTACTATACGCACAACACTTGAAATAGCTTCGCTTAAATCATGTACCATCCCCTTGCTAGATTCACTTGCATGCTTTAATGAAAAGCCTAAGCCTAACCCCCAAGCAAGCACAGCTATAAAGTTACCACTAGCAACTGCCGTCACAGGATTTTCAACCACTTTAAAAGCGAGTGTAGCCAATACTTCGGTTAATTTTTGCGGAGGATTTGCAGTCGCTCCAGCAAGATCTAAGGTAAGCTCTGTGGGAAAAGCAAAACTTAATAATACGGCAACCAAAGCGGCACTTAAGGTACCTAAAAAGTATAAGCCAACAATAGGTTTTAACTCAGCACTGCTATCCATTTTCTGATTAGCTATCGCTGAGGTAACTAATACTAACACCAGAATAGGGGCAACTGCTTTTAAGGCGTTAACAAATAAGCTGCCGAGCATACCAAATGCTTTAGCTGACTCGGGTGATATTACAGCTAGTAAACTAGCTAAAATAATAGCGACAATTATTTGGCTAACCAAACTAGTTGACTTTATTTTTTGAATAAAAGATTCGTTTTGGGGTTTTTCGCTGGTCATAGGTAAGCCTGCTACTTAAGGTTTTTAATATGAGCGAGTTTTATCATTGAAGAATAGGCATTGTCTACAGCTATTCGCTAAACGAGGATAATTAAGCGTTAAAGCGAGTTTTTTCATAGAAATATAAGATGATGCGAGTATAATTACGCCATTAAAACAACGATTATCTTTGGAAAAACTATGCCTACAGAACAAGCATTAAAAAACCGTAGCAACAATAGCTGCGAACTTTGTACTAGTACAGACACCTTGGTAGTTTATCCGGTACCGCCAACGAGTGATTTAAGTGCTCAGCAATCTATTTACTTATGTCAAAATTGTTTATCACAAATTGACGGGCAGAGTGAATTAGATCTGAATCACTGGCGTTGCTTAAATGATAGCATGTGGAATCAAGAGCCAGCAGTACAAGTTATGTCTTATCGTATGCTGCACAAACTTTCATCTGAGAGTTGGGCTCAAGATGCTTTAGACATGATTTATTTAGAAGATGAAGTGAAAACGTGGGCAGAGCAGGGTATTGCTGCAGAGCGCAGTAATGGACCAACGCGCGATAGTAATGGTGCAGAATTACAAGATGGCGATAATGTTACTTTGATTAAAGATTTAAAAGTTAAAGGGGCAAACTTTACCGCCAAGCAAGGTACCATGGTACGCGGTATTACCTTAACGGATAATCCTGAACATATTGAAGGTAAGGTCAATGGCACTCGTATTGTATTGGTGTCTGCTTATTTGAAAAAAGCTTAATCTTAACTGTTTGCATATATTTCAGTTAGCTATTTGAACGAGTAAAACTAAGACATAAAAAACGCTGTGATAATTATATCACAGCGTTTTTATTTATTAGTCTATTTACAAAACACTAAATCAAGCAAGGTTAAGTTAATTATAGTATCAACTTATTCCTTCAACTTAATGGATCAACTTTTGTTATTGATTCTTTTTTCTAAAAGATTCACAAGCTACTTGATCTTCACATTCACCATATAAGTATAAGCTATGGTTAGTTAGCTTAATTTTATGTGCTACAGCAATATCACTTTGTCTTTGTTCAATGACATTATCTTCAAACTCAACAACTTTGCCACATTTTAAACAAACCAAATGGTCATGGTGAGCTTTATGGGCTAATTCAAATACTGATTTACCGCCTTCAAAGTGATGGCGAGTAACAATGCCAGCATCATCAAATTGGTTTAATACTCGATAAACAGTCGCTAAACCAATTTCTTCATTTTGTTCTAATAATATTTTATAAACATCTTCTGCACTGATGTGCTGATTATTTGGCTGTTGAAGAATACTGAGGATCTTTATTCTAGGCAGGGTGATTTTTAATCCAGCTCTTTTAAGTTCTTCGTTTTGTTCAGCCATATTAACTCTCTAAAGTGATAAGTAATTCAATAGCAAAATTATAGGGGGTTATAGAGGAAGAGAAAAGCTTTAGTTTTATTCTTTGAACAAATTGTTCGCTTTGGCTGTAAAAGTGAAAAAAAAAGCCCAATAAATGGGCTTTTTTAACTATAACCTTGATTATAACAAGGTTATTAAGCGAATTCGGCTAAACACATTTCATCGTTTAATTGAGCAAGCCATTTATCAACACGTGCTTCAGTTAATTCACTTTGTCTGTCTTCATCAATACATAAGCCAATAAAAGTGTTTTCATCAACAAGAGCTTTTGACGCTTCAAATTCGTAACCGTCGGTTGACCAGTTACCAACAACGATAGCACCTTTACTCTCAACGATATCTCGTAAAGGCTCCATAGCATCACAAAAGTATTCGGCGTAATCTTCTTGGTCGCCTAAGCCAAAGATAGCTACTAATTTATCAGTAAAATCTATTGCTTCTAAATCAGGTAAAAAATCATCCCAATCACATTGGTTTTCACCATAATACCAGGTAGGAATACCTAAAATAAGCAAATCGAACTCTGCGATTTCCTCTTTAGTGCTCTTGGCGATGTCTTTGACGTCAACCATTTGCTTACCTAATTTTTTCTGGATCATTTTACCAATTGCTTCAGTGTTACCTGTATCACTGCCAAAGAATAAACCTACGATTGCCATGAAATATTACCTTATTATGCTTTCATATTACTTAATGTGTGCTGCTAATGATTCTATTAGTAGCGACTCTATTAATTCGCTACGACTCATTTGTTGAGTTTCAGCTAATTGTTCTAATTGTTCAAATAAACTGTGATGGACTTTAAACTCTACTCGTTTTAAACCCTTGTTTTTGTCACGCTTTACCTGATTTCGCTTGTTAATCTTTATCTGTACGCTACGTGAGTTAGGATTCGTTTTCGGACGCCCAGGACGTCTTTCATCACTAAATAGGTCAATAGTGGTTAAGTCAGTTATTTCTTTTGCCATGAGTTAACCAACACCCTGACTTTCCCAGATAAACTGGATAATACCTTTCGCAATAAAGCCTGCACAGCCTAAAAATAAAACAAAATAAACGACCACTTTACCCATTCTTGGTACATCGTTTCTATTCATCACATCATAAATAGAAAGGCCAATAAAGCCAAAGATAAAAAGGAAAAATAAATTAAGGCCAATTGCCTCAATAAGCTCTAAATGTTCTACTAGCATAGTGGTTGTTTGTTTCTTATACACTAAGGCCAATTAATACTAAGACTAAGGCCAAAAAAATTGGCCGCATTATAACACACGATTTACGCCATACCATTAGCATTTATTGCTATTAGGTAAATAATAATAGCGATTGTTAGTAGTAAGCATTTTGATCTTTATCAATGATATAGAAGTCGGCTGTTATAATTTCTTTGTTTTATGGAAATTCGGCCTTAATAAAGTCCGCGACAATTTTATTAAAGGCAATAGTCTTTTCAGCATGAAGCCAATGTCCTGCGCCTTGAATGATTTTTGCTTTGCTGTTGGGTAACAGTGCAGCGATAGCTGTTCTGTGTTCAGTTTGAATATAATCAGAATTACCTCCTTTGATGAACAAAGTTGGTCCAGCATAAGCTTTGCTATTATCAGGTATTTGATTCGCTTTCATTATCTGCGGATAGCATAAACTGATATTTTCAAGACTGCATTTAAAGGCAAATTTACCTTGTGAATTTAATGCTAAATTACGTAATAAAAATTGCCTAACACCGATGTTATCGACAAATGGAGCTAGCTGAGTATCAGCATCCTTGCGTTTCATTACTTGAGATAAATCGATCGCTTGCAAACCGGCTATA
The DNA window shown above is from Colwellia psychrerythraea 34H and carries:
- the dnaE gene encoding DNA polymerase III subunit alpha, whose protein sequence is MLSGEIATEAEPSVFVPPKFIHLRVHSDYSMCDGLKKVKPIVAKAVELNMPALALTDQTNLCGLVKYYHAAHGAGIKPIIGCDFWVKSDELEDELSRIVVLTTNNVGYKNITELISKAYMRGHIQNKAVIDKSWLVEYKEGLILLSGGREGDIGKALLKGNTELVDEMVSFYQQHFDRCYFLELVRTGRNDEENYIHLAVELAEKENLPVVATNEVMFLSPNDFDAHEIRVAIHDGFTLDDKRRPKRYSSEQYLRSEEEMCELFSDIPEALANSVEIAKRCNVTVTLGEYVLPDFPTEGLEINDFFIKVSEKGLEKRLDQLFDRQADDFAEIRKPYDERLAIELEVVNNMGFPGYFLIVMEFIQWSKDNNIPVGPGRGSGAGSLVAYALDITDLDPLEYDLLFERFLNPERVSMPDFDIDFCMDRRDEVIDHVAELYGRDAVSQIITFGTMAAKAVIRDVGRVLGHPYGFVDRISKLIPPTPGMTLAKAFEEEPKLPEVYAQDSDVKDLIDMCRILEGTTRNAGKHAGGVVISPTTITDFAPLYCDDEGKNPVTQFDKNDVEDAGLVKFDFLGLRTLTILQWAIEMADAKLIKAGKEPIDITKIDLEDKASFKLLLASKTTAVFQLESSGMKSLIDKLKPDCFEDIIALVALFRPGPLQSGMVDNFIERKHGREEVSYPDATWQHEDLQPVLEPTYGIILYQEQVMQIAQVLAGYSLGGADMLRRAMGKKKPEEMAKQRAGFEQGAKDRGVDGELAMKIFDLVEKFAGYGFNKSHSAAYALVSYQTLWMKTHFPAPFMAAVMSADMDNTEKIVTLVDECGNMEIDLLPPDVNAGQYKFTVNSDNQIVYGIGAVKGVGEGPIEAIISARQSDGPFTDLFDFCARLDLKKTNKRVLEKLIKSGAMDSLGPKYVQGKAKEQGANRAALFETLPEAIKAAEQHAKAESLGQNDLFGLINDEQTDSRQTFKEVRAWPEEKWLDGEKETLGLYLTGHPINRYLSEIKKYSSSRLVVMQPTGRDRQAVAVGLVIGVRVLVNKRGRRWALVTLDDKSARMDIRLFPDDYDRFAEMLVNDAILVCSGQVSFDDYSGGNTMTARDIMTITDARENYLSSIDVQVDNSLIADDFIEQFTQVLTPFKEGTCPVRVFYQREEAQAMLELGVQWRVTPADMLLYELKTLLGEERVAMEFK
- the accA gene encoding acetyl-CoA carboxylase carboxyl transferase subunit alpha: MSLNFLDFEQPIAELDAKIEELQLVNNGQELDLDIEDQISQLREKNKEQTKKIFSNLDAWQTARVARHPQRPYSLDYIPRIFTEFDELAGDRAYANDNAIVGGTARLDGKPVMIIGHQKGRSTAEKVKRNFGMPRPEGYRKALRLMEMAERFNMPIITFIDTPGAYPGVGAEERGQSEAIARNLKVMARLSVPIICTVIGEGGSGGALAIGVGDRVNMLQYATYSVISPEGCASILWKTAEKAPTAAAAMGITAQRIKELDLINSIVEEPLGGAHRDMDVMAAHLKQAIKKDLSELEGLSKDELIEQRYDRLMSFGYC
- the tilS gene encoding tRNA lysidine(34) synthetase TilS — its product is MNIITSALQNTLKTLFETHGNIELIVAYSGGIDSQVLLHALVQLKQNKIINNEITVCHVNHGLSGNAERWQKLAEQECIKLSVNLIVKRVNVRSKAQQSLEALARDARYNALKSLREKKSVVLTGHHSDDQSETFLLALKRGAGLKGLSAMSVQTQLDQHLLVRPLLNVARQEIENYAENHQLSWVEDESNLDTCFDRNFIRQKIIPLLRERWPSINNTINRSASHCLAGQELLDELAEQDLTVCKTGDSGLHVSALTTLSPARFNNLIRFFMAQQGCLMPSTEQVNQVRLQLQADEDKSPQIKVAEQVFRRFKNTLFLTPEYSDISNWQGQVDLFQDTLMFGNNVLVLPDNLGELSFNTNVVINTDSRTNLPRISLPMLGQQVSVRFCHENPKCLPHFRQHSRTVKKVLQELNIAPWQRKRIAFLYYDNELVAAIGHFICQPFIESDPKLGMQIDHAKLTS
- the sstT gene encoding serine/threonine transporter SstT; amino-acid sequence: MTSEKPQNESFIQKIKSTSLVSQIIVAIILASLLAVISPESAKAFGMLGSLFVNALKAVAPILVLVLVTSAIANQKMDSSAELKPIVGLYFLGTLSAALVAVLLSFAFPTELTLDLAGATANPPQKLTEVLATLAFKVVENPVTAVASGNFIAVLAWGLGLGFSLKHASESSKGMVHDLSEAISSVVRIVIRFAPLGIFGLVANTIATTGFSALGEYSHLVAVLLSAMLIIALLVNPLIVFIITKKNPYPLVFTCLKESGITAFFTRSSAANIPVNMALCKKLDLHEDTYSVSIPLGATINMAGAAITITVLTLAAAYSLNIEVSFATAILLSVVASISACGASGVAGGSLLLIPLACSLFGINNDVAMQVVAIGFIIGVIQDSAETALNSSTDVVFSAAASHHITKE
- a CDS encoding PhnA domain-containing protein, which translates into the protein MPTEQALKNRSNNSCELCTSTDTLVVYPVPPTSDLSAQQSIYLCQNCLSQIDGQSELDLNHWRCLNDSMWNQEPAVQVMSYRMLHKLSSESWAQDALDMIYLEDEVKTWAEQGIAAERSNGPTRDSNGAELQDGDNVTLIKDLKVKGANFTAKQGTMVRGITLTDNPEHIEGKVNGTRIVLVSAYLKKA
- the fur gene encoding ferric iron uptake transcriptional regulator, with product MAEQNEELKRAGLKITLPRIKILSILQQPNNQHISAEDVYKILLEQNEEIGLATVYRVLNQFDDAGIVTRHHFEGGKSVFELAHKAHHDHLVCLKCGKVVEFEDNVIEQRQSDIAVAHKIKLTNHSLYLYGECEDQVACESFRKKNQ
- the fldA gene encoding flavodoxin FldA; translation: MAIVGLFFGSDTGNTEAIGKMIQKKLGKQMVDVKDIAKSTKEEIAEFDLLILGIPTWYYGENQCDWDDFLPDLEAIDFTDKLVAIFGLGDQEDYAEYFCDAMEPLRDIVESKGAIVVGNWSTDGYEFEASKALVDENTFIGLCIDEDRQSELTEARVDKWLAQLNDEMCLAEFA
- the ybfE gene encoding LexA regulated protein, which gives rise to MAKEITDLTTIDLFSDERRPGRPKTNPNSRSVQIKINKRNQVKRDKNKGLKRVEFKVHHSLFEQLEQLAETQQMSRSELIESLLIESLAAHIK
- a CDS encoding DUF2788 domain-containing protein, whose translation is MLVEHLELIEAIGLNLFFLFIFGFIGLSIYDVMNRNDVPRMGKVVVYFVLFLGCAGFIAKGIIQFIWESQGVG
- a CDS encoding alpha/beta fold hydrolase; protein product: MTKKPEILNYKQVGTGKHIVLIHGLFGSLENLNMVAKPLAQNYCVTSVDVRNHGDSFHASTMEYSELAQDIINLLDHLNIDTCLLLGHSMGGKIAVQVALAQPERITKLLVADIAPVSYPPHHLKIIAGLQAIDLSQVMKRKDADTQLAPFVDNIGVRQFLLRNLALNSQGKFAFKCSLENISLCYPQIMKANQIPDNSKAYAGPTLFIKGGNSDYIQTEHRTAIAALLPNSKAKIIQGAGHWLHAEKTIAFNKIVADFIKAEFP